Within Chitinivibrionales bacterium, the genomic segment GTTTCTCCCCGTTTACTTCCAGAACGGCTTTTCCTCCAAGAACCACAAACACTTCACTCTCGTCTTCATGAATGTGCAGATCTCTGCCCCCCGGGCCGTCATTGGTGTGGGTCCTTTGATTGGGCTTCTTAAACCCCATCCCGCCCCCATTGATATACTTTCCGGGGATAATACCTTTCAGAAAATGGCCCTCTCGGATATCGGGCAACGAAGTCAATCGATACTTTTTCAAATCAGGC encodes:
- a CDS encoding cupin domain-containing protein; translated protein: MKKYRLTSLPDIREGHFLKGIIPGKYINGGGMGFKKPNQRTHTNDGPGGRDLHIHEDESEVFVVLGGKAVLEVNGEKHPMITGDVFVVDPGEDHHLTADPDDPCVNLFLHAGDRRNEIQEG